One window of the Runella slithyformis DSM 19594 genome contains the following:
- a CDS encoding energy transducer TonB — translation MAEIKASAATLDDIIFENRNKAYGAYDLRKVYRPTLTKSMFIGIGLFVLAMLSPALISLIPNEEQELNMTEMDLMKIPPPPIDPNEPPPPPPPPIEIPKVATIKFLPPEVKKDEEVPEESPPPVVEELEKAAVADKTQEGDENAQEAIIAPEETAPVKEEVKVVEAAPVEEQVFQVVEQNPEFPGGLSALGQYLSKNIKYPAAASRANVSGRVFLTFVVNTDGSIQDIAVLKGLGFGCDEEAIRVVKGMPKWKPGKQSGRNVRVKYNLPISFVLE, via the coding sequence ATGGCTGAAATTAAAGCATCCGCGGCAACTCTTGATGATATCATATTCGAGAACCGCAATAAAGCGTATGGTGCGTATGACCTGAGAAAAGTATATCGTCCAACGCTGACCAAATCCATGTTTATCGGCATCGGTTTGTTTGTATTGGCTATGCTTTCTCCGGCCCTCATCAGTCTGATTCCTAATGAAGAACAGGAATTGAACATGACCGAAATGGACTTGATGAAGATCCCGCCACCGCCAATCGACCCTAACGAACCGCCGCCGCCGCCGCCGCCGCCAATTGAGATTCCCAAAGTGGCAACCATCAAATTCCTTCCTCCGGAAGTGAAGAAAGATGAAGAAGTACCCGAAGAATCACCTCCACCGGTAGTGGAAGAGTTGGAAAAAGCGGCTGTCGCTGACAAAACACAGGAAGGTGATGAAAATGCTCAGGAAGCAATCATCGCCCCTGAAGAAACCGCGCCTGTAAAAGAAGAGGTAAAAGTAGTGGAAGCAGCACCTGTTGAAGAGCAGGTTTTCCAAGTCGTAGAGCAAAACCCTGAATTCCCCGGTGGATTAAGTGCTTTGGGGCAATACTTAAGTAAAAATATCAAGTATCCTGCGGCGGCCTCACGTGCCAACGTATCCGGAAGGGTATTTTTAACATTCGTGGTAAACACGGATGGAAGTATTCAGGATATTGCCGTATTGAAAGGTTTAGGCTTTGGTTGTGATGAAGAAGCTATCCGTGTGGTAAAGGGAATGCCCAAATGGAAGCCCGGAAAGCAGTCAGGCCGTAACGTTCGGGTAAAATATAACTTACCCATTAGCTTCGTCTTGGAATAA
- a CDS encoding ExbD/TolR family protein, giving the protein MAEIAQGGGGGHGDKKVRSKKASTRVDMTPMVDLGFLLITFFILATTLSKPKSMSLAVPDKQNQDQPQETEPLKASKVLTLFLGKDNTVWALDRIAADDDKAKAELKKVSYGPDLRTLIFQSQAQVDREHGKDDKGISQFVVVLKPLKSSTYKNMVDALDEMAVTKSRRYALVDALTTSEKELLGDKAN; this is encoded by the coding sequence ATGGCAGAAATAGCACAAGGTGGTGGTGGCGGACATGGTGATAAGAAAGTCCGCAGTAAAAAAGCCTCTACGCGCGTAGACATGACCCCGATGGTGGATTTGGGCTTCCTGCTCATTACATTCTTCATCCTGGCCACTACGCTTAGCAAGCCTAAGTCTATGTCGTTGGCAGTACCTGATAAGCAGAATCAGGATCAACCTCAGGAAACGGAACCTTTAAAGGCTTCCAAAGTATTGACCCTATTTTTAGGCAAAGACAATACCGTATGGGCTCTTGATCGGATTGCCGCTGATGACGACAAAGCCAAAGCAGAGTTGAAAAAAGTCTCTTACGGCCCTGATTTGCGCACGTTGATTTTTCAATCACAGGCACAGGTAGATCGTGAGCATGGTAAGGATGACAAAGGAATCAGTCAGTTCGTTGTTGTTCTTAAGCCGCTTAAAAGCAGCACCTACAAAAATATGGTAGATGCACTTGATGAGATGGCCGTGACCAAAAGCCGACGCTATGCTCTTGTAGATGCGCTTACGACCTCTGAGAAAGAACTTTTAGGAGACAAGGCAAATTAA
- a CDS encoding ExbD/TolR family protein has protein sequence MPAIKPKRNFPMMDMTAMCDVAFLLLTFFILTAQFKSQDAATIETPSSISAIPVPDSDIMIISIGKDGKVYFGVDNQQTRIAMLENISQTEGVQFTDKQKKVFSLQSNFGVPIRALPQWLNVGVTNPDKMKDVPQPGVPTDSTAQNELAKWIYQARRANNGLRIAIKGDNVSKFPVFKDVMASLQAQNINKFNLITGSEAPPAGWTSDK, from the coding sequence ATGCCTGCTATAAAACCCAAACGGAATTTTCCGATGATGGATATGACGGCGATGTGCGACGTAGCTTTCCTGTTGCTGACCTTCTTTATCTTGACGGCTCAGTTTAAATCACAGGATGCAGCGACCATCGAAACACCCTCGTCTATTTCCGCGATTCCGGTTCCGGACAGTGATATCATGATTATCAGCATAGGCAAAGACGGGAAAGTATATTTTGGAGTGGATAATCAACAGACGCGTATCGCGATGCTTGAGAATATTTCCCAAACGGAAGGAGTACAATTTACTGACAAACAGAAAAAAGTATTCTCTCTTCAATCCAATTTTGGTGTACCGATTCGTGCTTTGCCTCAATGGCTGAACGTAGGAGTAACAAACCCTGACAAGATGAAGGATGTTCCTCAACCGGGTGTTCCTACAGATTCAACCGCCCAAAACGAGTTAGCCAAGTGGATATACCAAGCTCGCCGCGCTAACAACGGACTTCGTATTGCCATTAAAGGTGATAACGTGTCTAAGTTTCCCGTTTTCAAAGATGTTATGGCCTCATTGCAAGCCCAAAACATTAACAAGTTTAACTTGATCACGGGTTCTGAAGCTCCTCCGGCGGGCTGGACATCAGACAAATAA
- a CDS encoding MotA/TolQ/ExbB proton channel family protein — protein MEKKATSPAPAKAAAPKKQAGGLNPVFVIPVLLVIGIVVYQYICGDSSHFVDGDHEKGPKSGDYFGIVYEGGPIVPLLFTCFLTVLVFSIERFFILGRANGAGSIDEFVRKIKALLDKNEVEAAIKECDKQKGSVGNVVKTALHKFIELRTETELTKDQKLAALQKEVEEATSLELPMLEKNLTIIATLASVSTLTALLGTVLGMIRAFAAMGNTGAPDTGALATGISEALVNTALGIGTAAIATIMYSYFTSRIDTLTYKIDEIGLSIQQNFSAHN, from the coding sequence ATGGAAAAGAAGGCTACATCTCCCGCACCGGCCAAGGCGGCCGCTCCTAAAAAACAAGCTGGTGGTCTTAACCCCGTTTTTGTTATTCCTGTATTGTTGGTTATCGGTATCGTTGTGTATCAATACATCTGCGGTGATTCCAGTCACTTCGTAGATGGTGATCACGAAAAAGGGCCAAAATCAGGGGATTATTTTGGTATCGTATATGAAGGGGGACCTATCGTACCTTTGTTGTTCACCTGTTTTTTGACAGTATTAGTTTTTTCAATTGAGCGTTTCTTCATCCTTGGACGTGCCAACGGAGCAGGCTCAATTGATGAGTTTGTTCGTAAAATCAAAGCCCTTCTTGACAAAAATGAAGTGGAAGCCGCTATCAAAGAGTGCGACAAGCAAAAAGGTTCAGTGGGTAATGTTGTAAAAACAGCGCTGCATAAGTTCATCGAACTGCGCACAGAGACCGAACTGACAAAAGATCAAAAATTAGCGGCTCTTCAGAAAGAAGTGGAAGAAGCTACCAGCCTTGAGCTGCCTATGCTTGAGAAAAACTTAACCATTATCGCAACCCTGGCGTCAGTTTCTACATTGACCGCACTTCTTGGAACGGTATTGGGTATGATCCGTGCATTTGCCGCTATGGGTAACACAGGTGCTCCTGATACCGGCGCTCTTGCAACGGGTATCTCTGAAGCACTTGTAAACACAGCTTTAGGTATCGGTACTGCGGCGATCGCTACTATCATGTATAGCTATTTCACCAGCCGTATTGATACGTTGACGTACAAAATTGACGAAATCGGTTTGAGCATCCAACAAAACTTCTCCGCTCACAACTAG
- a CDS encoding SDR family oxidoreductase, producing MNQFQGKTVFITGASRGIGLAIGFRLAQEGANIVIAAKTSEPHPKLPGTIYTAAAEIEAAGGKALPLVVDVREESQVYNAVEEAVKKFGGIDILVNNASAIQLTPTLMTDMKRYDLMHQINTRGTFLTSKACLPHLLKASNPHVLNLSPPLNMEGRWFAPHVAYTMAKFGMSMCVLGMASEFRKQGVAFNALWPKTAIATAAVRNLLGGEQSIQRCRKPEIMADAAHVIFSRNSRECTGNFFIDEEVLRESGVTDFSNYKYTDVNDSELLPDFFI from the coding sequence ATGAATCAATTTCAAGGAAAAACGGTCTTTATCACCGGAGCAAGCCGAGGTATCGGTTTGGCCATCGGATTTCGATTGGCCCAAGAGGGAGCCAATATTGTCATTGCCGCCAAGACATCGGAACCCCATCCCAAATTGCCCGGGACCATTTATACCGCTGCTGCCGAAATTGAAGCGGCGGGTGGCAAAGCGTTGCCGCTGGTGGTAGATGTACGGGAAGAAAGCCAAGTATATAACGCGGTGGAAGAAGCGGTAAAAAAGTTCGGAGGAATTGATATTTTGGTCAATAACGCCAGTGCCATTCAACTGACGCCTACCCTCATGACAGATATGAAAAGGTACGATCTGATGCACCAAATCAACACCAGAGGTACATTCCTTACCAGTAAAGCCTGTTTGCCTCATTTACTGAAAGCGTCCAATCCTCACGTTTTAAATCTTTCGCCGCCACTTAATATGGAAGGACGCTGGTTTGCTCCGCACGTTGCGTACACTATGGCTAAGTTCGGGATGAGCATGTGTGTATTGGGAATGGCATCGGAGTTTCGAAAACAGGGAGTTGCCTTTAATGCACTTTGGCCTAAAACCGCCATTGCAACCGCCGCCGTTCGTAATCTTTTAGGAGGTGAACAATCCATTCAGCGTTGCCGTAAACCGGAGATCATGGCCGATGCAGCGCATGTTATTTTCAGCAGGAACAGTCGGGAGTGTACCGGAAACTTCTTTATTGACGAAGAGGTGTTAAGGGAGAGCGGTGTCACCGACTTCAGCAATTATAAATATACCGATGTCAACGACAGTGAGCTGCTGCCTGATTTTTTTATCTAA